In one bacterium BMS3Abin02 genomic region, the following are encoded:
- a CDS encoding putative prophage phiRv2 integrase: protein MSIHQRSTQKGKVYEVRLRGPDGREVSRTFRTKREAVEYEAAQRTAKARGAWVDPRGANVSLAELSMEWLQSNPAKRQSTLARDESALRVHVLPALGQRKIGSLTPGDIRALVTDWSLRMAPRTVRRMYGTVRAVLNYGVETDLILRSPCRGIRLPAVEPAAVRIVEPRDLIRLADSMPEEFAPMVWLGAVLGLRWGEVAGLRVGRIDLLRRTVTVAEQVTRGMGGVGFVSPPKSAAGHRTLTIPVALANLLSIHLAHRGLTGAEPDAFLFANADGGPLDYSNWRRRVWLPAVESADLTGLGFHDLRRTNATAMVLDGVDVKTAQARLGHSDPRLTLAIYAQATAEGDRSAAQKLGARLMPSTTDSGSAVAGPEGS, encoded by the coding sequence ATGAGTATCCATCAACGCAGCACCCAAAAAGGCAAGGTCTATGAGGTGCGCTTGCGCGGCCCCGACGGACGCGAGGTGTCACGAACGTTCCGAACCAAGCGAGAGGCCGTTGAGTACGAGGCGGCTCAGCGTACGGCGAAGGCGAGGGGAGCATGGGTCGATCCGCGAGGGGCGAACGTCTCGTTGGCCGAGCTCTCCATGGAGTGGTTGCAGAGCAACCCGGCCAAGCGGCAATCCACCCTCGCACGTGACGAGAGTGCTCTTCGGGTGCATGTGCTGCCGGCTCTGGGGCAGCGAAAGATCGGATCGTTGACACCGGGTGACATCCGCGCGTTGGTAACCGACTGGTCGCTCAGGATGGCGCCTCGGACCGTTCGTCGCATGTACGGAACTGTACGGGCGGTCCTCAATTACGGGGTCGAAACTGATCTGATCTTGCGGTCACCGTGCAGGGGGATCCGGCTTCCGGCAGTCGAGCCTGCAGCGGTGAGGATCGTGGAGCCTCGAGACCTCATTCGCCTGGCGGATTCGATGCCGGAGGAATTCGCGCCGATGGTGTGGCTGGGGGCGGTGCTAGGGCTTCGATGGGGTGAGGTCGCCGGGCTGCGGGTTGGACGCATCGACCTGTTGCGCAGGACAGTGACTGTGGCCGAACAGGTGACGCGGGGCATGGGCGGCGTGGGCTTCGTGAGTCCGCCGAAGTCCGCTGCTGGGCACCGAACTCTGACCATCCCAGTGGCGTTGGCAAACCTTCTGAGCATCCATCTTGCGCATCGTGGACTGACGGGTGCCGAGCCTGACGCCTTCTTGTTTGCCAATGCGGACGGCGGACCGCTGGACTATTCCAATTGGAGGCGGCGGGTGTGGCTGCCAGCCGTGGAGAGTGCCGACCTGACGGGCCTCGGGTTCCACGACTTGAGGCGGACCAATGCGACGGCGATGGTCCTCGACGGAGTGGATGTCAAGACGGCGCAGGCCCGGCTCGGGCACTCCGATCCACGGTTGACCCTGGCCATCTACGCCCAGGCGACAGCGGAGGGAGACCGGTCGGCTGCGCAGAAGCTGGGGGCGAGGTTGATGCCATCGACCACCGATTCTGGGAGCGCGGTGGCCGGGCCAGAAGGTTCATGA
- a CDS encoding helix-turn-helix domain protein: MDKLLLTPEEAATVLSIGRSKVYELIGDGRLASVRIDTSRRVPARALAEFVDRLQEQHETSRAG, from the coding sequence GTGGACAAGCTGCTCTTGACGCCGGAGGAAGCGGCCACGGTGCTGTCGATCGGCCGCTCGAAAGTGTATGAGTTAATCGGCGACGGTCGGCTGGCATCCGTTCGGATCGACACGAGCAGGCGCGTTCCTGCTCGGGCGTTGGCCGAGTTCGTAGACCGACTGCAAGAGCAGCATGAAACCTCGCGGGCTGGGTAG